One genomic window of Moorella glycerini includes the following:
- a CDS encoding class II fructose-bisphosphate aldolase, with product MDLVNPRDMLVEARRGGYAIGAFNIHNLETLQAVVEAAVEAAAPVILQATPGTVKYVGADYLVAMARVASRRAGVPVALHLDHASDIDLIGACLEAGFTSVMFDGSTLPLEENIASTRQVIVMAHAKGAAVEAELGRLGGREDDLDVDEAMANYTDPEEAVLFTGATGIDSLAVAIGTAHGVYRGEPRLDFDRLKAIAARVSLPLVLHGASGLPDAAVARCIALGICKVNIATELKLALAASLRATLAARPEETDPRHYFAPARRAVKDVALGKMRLCGAAGRVPPG from the coding sequence ATGGATCTGGTAAATCCCCGCGACATGCTGGTAGAAGCCCGGCGGGGTGGTTACGCAATCGGTGCCTTTAACATCCACAACCTGGAGACCCTGCAGGCTGTGGTGGAAGCCGCCGTCGAAGCCGCAGCGCCGGTGATTCTCCAGGCGACCCCGGGGACGGTTAAATACGTGGGCGCCGATTACCTGGTGGCCATGGCCAGGGTGGCGTCCAGGCGGGCCGGCGTGCCCGTAGCCCTTCACCTGGACCACGCCTCCGATATCGACCTCATCGGCGCCTGCCTGGAGGCGGGTTTCACCTCCGTCATGTTCGACGGTTCAACCCTACCCCTGGAGGAAAATATCGCCAGCACCCGCCAGGTGATCGTCATGGCCCATGCGAAAGGTGCGGCCGTGGAAGCCGAACTGGGCCGCCTGGGCGGCCGGGAGGACGATCTGGACGTTGACGAAGCTATGGCCAATTACACCGATCCGGAAGAGGCGGTACTATTTACCGGGGCCACCGGGATCGACTCCCTGGCCGTGGCCATCGGCACCGCCCACGGCGTCTACCGCGGCGAGCCGCGCCTTGACTTCGACCGCCTTAAAGCGATAGCCGCCCGGGTGAGCCTGCCCCTGGTCCTCCACGGCGCTTCCGGGCTGCCCGACGCGGCCGTCGCCCGCTGCATTGCCCTGGGCATATGCAAAGTTAATATCGCCACCGAGTTGAAGCTCGCCCTGGCCGCCAGTTTGAGGGCAACCCTGGCCGCCCGCCCGGAAGAGACGGACCCGCGCCATTACTTCGCCCCGGCGCGCCGGGCGGTAAAAGACGTAGCCCTGGGAAAAATGCGCCTCTGCGGCGCCGCCGGCCGGGTCCCGCCTGGCTGA
- a CDS encoding ABC transporter permease: MGEVTIKDVEAKNKSVNEEIKVGNSRGRFRAFTGAREIRILFVVICVAIIMYLLSPTFLTRSNITAVAIGFATDAIIAIAMTIVLIGGGFDLSVGSVLAFGGVIVALLLNKGMAIFPAILVTLIAGALIGTISGLVITKLRVNALITTLGMMSIISSATLVVSGGYPLSNLPKEFLFLGQGFIGGIPVAVVIMAVLVLAGDFLLRRTRLLRLVYYVGSNPGAAALSGISVDRVIIATYIVSGLTAAFAGVIATSRLSAAFPMAGVGTEMRVISACVIGGCSLSGGEGTVIGSLLGVLLMALINNALVLLNVSIYWQGIVSGLILIAAVAFDMLSKKKRTA, from the coding sequence ATGGGTGAAGTCACTATAAAAGACGTTGAGGCAAAAAACAAATCTGTTAATGAAGAAATAAAGGTGGGTAATTCTAGAGGGAGGTTCAGAGCTTTTACCGGTGCCCGTGAAATTCGTATCTTGTTTGTAGTAATCTGCGTGGCTATTATTATGTACTTGTTGAGTCCTACTTTTCTTACCCGTTCCAATATAACTGCTGTCGCTATTGGGTTCGCAACTGATGCAATCATTGCAATTGCCATGACCATAGTGCTTATTGGTGGTGGGTTTGATCTTTCGGTTGGCTCCGTACTTGCCTTTGGCGGTGTTATAGTGGCTTTATTATTAAACAAGGGTATGGCTATATTCCCTGCTATCCTGGTTACTTTAATTGCAGGTGCCTTGATAGGTACCATTAGCGGCTTGGTAATTACAAAACTTCGCGTTAATGCTCTGATTACTACCCTTGGTATGATGAGTATTATTTCCAGCGCTACCCTGGTCGTTTCCGGTGGTTACCCCTTATCAAATTTGCCAAAGGAGTTTTTATTCCTGGGACAAGGTTTTATTGGCGGTATACCAGTTGCTGTAGTAATTATGGCGGTTCTAGTTTTGGCAGGCGATTTCTTATTACGCCGGACCCGCTTGCTTCGCCTGGTATATTATGTTGGCAGTAACCCTGGCGCTGCGGCCCTTTCAGGGATATCTGTTGATAGAGTAATAATTGCCACTTATATTGTATCAGGTTTAACCGCGGCATTTGCAGGTGTAATTGCAACATCACGGCTTAGTGCAGCTTTTCCGATGGCAGGTGTAGGAACGGAAATGCGAGTAATTTCAGCATGTGTGATAGGTGGATGCAGCCTGTCTGGTGGCGAAGGGACAGTGATTGGTTCGCTTCTAGGTGTCCTATTAATGGCTTTAATCAACAATGCCCTGGTTTTATTAAATGTATCGATTTATTGGCAAGGGATCGTAAGTGGGTTAATCCTGATTGCGGCGGTTGCCTTTGATATGTTAAGCAAGAAAAAACGTACAGCCTGA
- a CDS encoding uroporphyrinogen decarboxylase family protein — protein sequence MTHKERVIRTIKRESIDFLPSQIDFTPSDVKRICTYLGISESEDALHKYADNHLIYAYSLSSAEEYMHNQRVLDYALKHNLARVDDEHHVIFDQWGVGWDTESEGVWVAVHPLADIAAYKDYQFPDPQVPHLMDEVERVVHEYGQEYFILGFQHISLFERAWALRGYENFMMDIYVNPDFVQELLDRITDYQVACAKRFVAAGVDGVRIGDDYGLQKGLMMKPETWRKLFKPRLAKIYAVYQEAGLPVFQHSCGDISSILPDLIEIGLSVIHPVQPLAMSIEELAEKYADRLIFFGGIDTQQVLPYGSPEKVRDATRRCVQILGSKKGYIVAPSQEVMTDVPLENVAALISAVKEFRLQIG from the coding sequence ATGACGCATAAAGAGCGTGTCATTCGGACTATTAAACGTGAATCTATTGATTTCTTACCCAGCCAGATTGACTTTACTCCTTCCGATGTTAAGCGAATATGCACTTATTTAGGAATATCGGAATCAGAGGATGCCTTGCATAAATATGCGGACAATCATCTTATTTATGCCTATTCCCTATCGAGTGCCGAAGAATATATGCATAACCAGCGAGTTTTAGATTATGCTTTGAAGCATAATTTAGCCAGAGTTGATGACGAACATCACGTAATTTTTGACCAGTGGGGAGTTGGCTGGGATACAGAATCGGAAGGGGTATGGGTTGCCGTTCATCCCCTGGCAGATATAGCAGCCTATAAAGATTATCAATTTCCCGATCCCCAGGTCCCCCATCTAATGGATGAAGTTGAACGGGTGGTACATGAATACGGGCAGGAATATTTTATTTTAGGCTTTCAGCATATCTCTTTATTTGAGCGCGCTTGGGCTTTAAGAGGTTATGAAAACTTTATGATGGATATTTATGTTAACCCTGATTTTGTTCAAGAGTTGTTAGACCGGATTACCGATTATCAGGTTGCATGTGCAAAAAGATTTGTGGCAGCGGGAGTTGATGGGGTTCGTATTGGAGATGATTATGGATTGCAAAAGGGGTTAATGATGAAACCGGAAACATGGCGTAAGCTGTTTAAACCACGGCTGGCTAAAATATATGCAGTATACCAGGAAGCAGGATTACCAGTATTTCAACATTCTTGCGGCGATATCAGTTCTATTTTACCCGATCTTATAGAGATAGGTTTATCAGTTATCCATCCGGTTCAGCCCTTGGCTATGTCAATTGAAGAACTAGCAGAAAAATATGCCGATAGGTTAATCTTCTTTGGTGGGATTGATACTCAGCAAGTATTGCCTTATGGTTCCCCAGAAAAGGTACGGGATGCTACTAGACGTTGTGTGCAAATTTTAGGTAGTAAGAAAGGTTACATTGTGGCACCTTCTCAAGAAGTAATGACTGATGTACCCCTTGAAAACGTTGCAGCATTAATTTCTGCAGTTAAAGAATTTCGTTTACAAATTGGGTAA
- a CDS encoding DUF2397 family protein, translated as MGAPWSHPFLKPSRPPCGNHRRQGVFQPGEAEALWEELYGTFVRLTENASDYIASLQSARAEELMATEAFLAYKDAVTGYLQSFVQGLQRQLQRLERRRKGHGHVHPPLCRHLFPL; from the coding sequence ATGGGGGCTCCCTGGAGCCATCCCTTTTTGAAACCATCGAGGCCGCCCTGCGGGAACCACCGGCGGCAGGGCGTTTTCCAGCCCGGTGAGGCCGAAGCCCTCTGGGAGGAACTCTACGGTACCTTTGTACGCCTCACGGAAAACGCCTCCGACTATATCGCCAGCCTGCAGAGTGCCAGGGCCGAGGAACTGATGGCCACCGAGGCCTTCTTAGCCTATAAAGACGCCGTTACCGGCTACTTGCAGAGCTTTGTCCAGGGGCTACAGCGCCAGCTTCAACGTCTTGAGCGGCGGCGAAAAGGCCATGGCCATGTACATCCCCCTCTTTGCCGCCACCTATTCCCGCTATAG
- a CDS encoding type II toxin-antitoxin system HicA family toxin encodes MSNLPHITGPELIRALQRLGFYVARRKGSHNFLPHVEDPTRVAVVATHNGETIPPGTLTAILRTAKITVEELRKYI; translated from the coding sequence GTGAGCAATTTACCTCATATAACCGGCCCGGAATTAATACGTGCATTGCAACGTTTAGGTTTTTATGTTGCCCGCAGGAAGGGAAGTCATAATTTTCTCCCCCATGTGGAAGATCCCACTCGCGTGGCTGTTGTTGCCACCCATAACGGTGAAACAATACCGCCTGGCACCCTAACTGCTATTCTTCGCACCGCAAAAATAACCGTTGAGGAACTGCGTAAGTACATATAA
- a CDS encoding bifunctional phosphoglucose/phosphomannose isomerase has product MYIDLDDLMALQQLDSAGALRDTVDYSRQFAEGWELAQKWPQNLPAGEIRKIIVLATGGGSAASVSLLQSYLFDELRVPMVLNQGYTIPAWVDANTLAVVISHSGNTEEILSAYTQAIDGGAQIAVITAGGQLQALAREKGHPVLLVPGGMMPRIALGYIFLPLLGLLQRLGLVPDKTAEVKETIALLKDLAGHYGPEVPAKDNLAKTMAMEMDGYIPVIYGSLPFTDAIAWRWKNQMGENSKLIAMFNAIPSLHHDEVVGWDAPSAYLKHFYFTFLRDAEDSEKIRRRMATSQEILRRRAAGVREVSSRGHSRLARLFSLVYLGDFITLYLALARGVDPTPVEVIDLFKRKMAAGE; this is encoded by the coding sequence ATGTACATCGACCTTGACGACCTGATGGCCTTACAACAACTGGACAGCGCCGGAGCCCTGCGGGATACCGTAGACTACTCCCGCCAGTTTGCTGAAGGCTGGGAACTGGCGCAGAAATGGCCGCAAAATTTACCGGCCGGGGAAATACGAAAAATAATCGTCCTGGCCACCGGCGGCGGTTCCGCAGCCAGCGTCAGCCTTTTACAATCCTATCTCTTTGACGAACTGCGGGTACCCATGGTCCTGAACCAGGGCTATACCATCCCGGCCTGGGTTGATGCCAACACCCTGGCGGTTGTAATCAGCCATTCGGGCAATACCGAAGAAATTTTAAGCGCCTACACCCAGGCCATAGACGGAGGTGCGCAGATTGCCGTTATCACTGCCGGGGGACAACTGCAGGCCCTGGCCAGGGAGAAAGGACACCCTGTACTCCTTGTTCCCGGCGGCATGATGCCCCGCATCGCCCTGGGATACATTTTCCTGCCCCTGCTGGGCCTGCTCCAGCGCCTGGGCCTGGTGCCGGATAAAACGGCGGAGGTAAAAGAAACCATCGCCCTGCTTAAAGACCTGGCCGGCCATTACGGCCCCGAGGTTCCGGCTAAGGATAACCTGGCCAAAACCATGGCCATGGAGATGGATGGATACATCCCGGTCATTTACGGCTCCCTGCCCTTTACCGACGCCATAGCCTGGCGCTGGAAAAACCAGATGGGGGAGAACAGTAAATTAATCGCCATGTTCAATGCTATACCGAGCCTGCACCATGACGAGGTCGTCGGCTGGGACGCCCCCAGCGCCTACTTAAAGCACTTTTACTTTACCTTCTTACGTGATGCTGAGGACAGCGAGAAAATCAGGCGTCGCATGGCCACCTCCCAGGAGATTTTGAGGCGCCGGGCTGCCGGGGTAAGGGAAGTCAGCTCCCGGGGGCATTCTCGCCTGGCACGTCTTTTCTCCCTGGTTTACCTGGGTGACTTTATCACCCTGTATCTGGCCCTGGCCCGGGGAGTAGACCCGACACCGGTGGAGGTCATCGACCTTTTCAAACGGAAAATGGCAGCAGGGGAATAA
- a CDS encoding type II toxin-antitoxin system HicB family antitoxin, protein MRKFTVILIPEDDGRWTAEVPSLPGCVTWGNTQQQALERIKEAIELYLEVLINDGKPIPEDRSVLTRIEVAM, encoded by the coding sequence ATGCGTAAGTTCACAGTAATTCTTATTCCCGAAGACGATGGCCGCTGGACCGCTGAGGTTCCTTCGCTTCCGGGTTGCGTTACCTGGGGCAACACCCAACAGCAAGCATTAGAGCGAATTAAAGAAGCGATAGAACTCTACCTGGAAGTGCTTATTAACGACGGCAAGCCCATCCCGGAAGACCGGAGCGTTTTAACCAGGATAGAGGTGGCTATGTGA
- a CDS encoding substrate-binding domain-containing protein yields the protein MKKIKAFTLASIFILVFVVLAGCQSKSAPSNQGNQANTTQSQTGNQSETPKATSNEEYVMVSNVAGHPYWLDAQDGGRDAAAELGVKWTYTGPSDFNTAAQVTTLEQIIAKKPAGIIVAALQPDALTPAINKAVEAGIPVVTVDTDAPASKRMTYLGTDNYQAGRVMGERLAQVVNGNGNIGLATVPGQFNLEERIRGIKDVLLQKYPNVKVASIVDDKNDDSATATAVVAMLQANPDIKAVASINAVGAGVAAALRQANKVGQVKAVTFDITDPILNGIEDGTIDSTIVQRTYMMTYLGVKLLYNYNHRSKYLDNWFQNKLNILPNAVDTGVMVITKDQARAFKRK from the coding sequence ATGAAAAAAATAAAAGCATTTACGCTGGCAAGTATTTTCATTCTGGTGTTCGTAGTATTGGCAGGTTGCCAGTCAAAAAGTGCACCAAGTAATCAGGGTAACCAGGCGAATACCACTCAATCACAAACAGGAAATCAAAGTGAAACTCCCAAAGCCACCTCAAATGAAGAATATGTAATGGTTTCAAACGTTGCCGGGCACCCCTACTGGCTGGACGCTCAGGACGGAGGACGCGACGCGGCTGCAGAGTTGGGCGTCAAATGGACATACACCGGCCCTTCAGATTTTAATACTGCGGCTCAGGTTACCACTCTGGAGCAAATTATTGCTAAAAAACCTGCTGGTATTATAGTAGCTGCCCTGCAGCCAGATGCCCTGACGCCAGCTATTAATAAGGCGGTCGAGGCCGGTATACCTGTAGTGACGGTAGATACAGACGCACCTGCCAGTAAACGTATGACGTATCTTGGTACGGATAACTATCAAGCCGGACGGGTAATGGGCGAAAGACTAGCCCAGGTAGTGAATGGTAACGGCAACATAGGCCTGGCTACTGTTCCGGGTCAGTTTAACCTGGAAGAACGTATTCGCGGTATCAAGGATGTGCTTTTACAGAAATATCCCAATGTCAAAGTCGCAAGTATTGTTGATGACAAGAATGACGATAGTGCTACGGCGACAGCGGTAGTGGCGATGTTGCAGGCCAATCCGGATATTAAGGCTGTTGCTTCTATCAATGCTGTCGGCGCTGGTGTAGCCGCTGCACTGCGCCAGGCTAATAAAGTAGGCCAGGTCAAAGCGGTTACCTTTGATATTACTGATCCTATTCTCAATGGTATTGAGGATGGCACTATAGACAGTACTATTGTTCAACGTACCTATATGATGACCTACCTTGGCGTGAAACTACTTTACAACTATAATCACCGGTCGAAATACCTGGACAATTGGTTCCAAAACAAGCTTAATATCCTTCCCAATGCTGTTGATACTGGTGTTATGGTTATTACAAAAGATCAGGCCAGGGCTTTTAAGAGGAAGTAA
- a CDS encoding DUF2397 family protein, whose product MAVEQATSLLKAIPETSYLTAQNVGRYRCIMRFFYLQHQRLRYWLRPEDVYQGVRAMGLLPDYTLEMCQQDLNQLVEWQDLVPRHDGGRACTVEEYLRKRFRYQMTPYAVEIERLVLGLEKVRGYGGSLEPSLFETIEAALREPPAAGRFPAR is encoded by the coding sequence TTGGCTGTCGAACAGGCTACTTCCCTGCTGAAAGCTATACCGGAGACCAGCTACCTGACGGCCCAGAATGTGGGCCGTTATCGCTGTATTATGCGTTTCTTTTACCTCCAGCACCAGCGCCTGCGCTACTGGCTGCGGCCGGAAGATGTCTACCAGGGGGTAAGGGCCATGGGCTTGTTGCCGGACTATACCCTGGAGATGTGCCAGCAGGACCTGAACCAGCTGGTAGAGTGGCAGGACCTGGTGCCCCGCCACGACGGCGGTCGCGCCTGTACGGTGGAGGAGTACCTGCGCAAGCGCTTTCGCTACCAGATGACCCCTTACGCCGTAGAAATCGAGCGCCTGGTCCTGGGCCTGGAAAAGGTCCGCGGCTATGGGGGCTCCCTGGAGCCATCCCTTTTTGAAACCATCGAGGCCGCCCTGCGGGAACCACCGGCGGCAGGGCGTTTTCCAGCCCGGTGA
- a CDS encoding sugar ABC transporter ATP-binding protein, with product MSGQYLLQMRSISKSFPGVQALNRVDFDLQKGEIHALVGENGAGKSTLIKILAGAYIPDEGKIEFKGQTVTIDSPVVAQNLGIAIVHQETNLFPSLSVAENIFAGRQPVKGHLTFIDKNAMWYETRKLLQLFNVRIHPETKIQELSVGQRQIVEIAKALSLKAEILILDEPTSALTQNEVNLLFNIIDELRNRGLGIIYISHRLEEIFKVSDRITVLRDGQKVGTIKTPSASPQQIINMMVGRQLNDFYGQRLNQPGEAILSVSNLSLPGKFYDISLSLRRGEILGFAGLIGSGRTDVALALFGYQPALSGELWLEGKKIWPRSPREAMRLGIAYVSEDRREKGLFTSMSLRDNISVTQLRRLSRWGLMDMQRENAAAIEMISRLRIRTPTIMQKVLNLSGGNQQKVALAKWLALNPKVLIVDEPTRGVDVGAKAEIYGILRSLAKQGVAVLMISSELPEILGLSDRILVMHEGRLAGEVLADKATEELIMTYAAGQGSVKIAN from the coding sequence ATGAGTGGCCAATATCTTTTACAAATGAGATCGATCTCTAAAAGCTTTCCAGGAGTTCAAGCATTAAATCGGGTTGATTTCGACTTACAAAAAGGAGAAATCCATGCACTTGTAGGAGAAAACGGAGCCGGAAAAAGCACTTTGATTAAGATACTTGCCGGTGCATATATACCGGACGAAGGGAAAATTGAATTTAAGGGTCAAACCGTTACAATTGATAGCCCTGTCGTGGCTCAAAACTTGGGTATTGCCATTGTCCATCAGGAAACAAATTTATTTCCTAGTTTAAGTGTTGCTGAAAATATTTTTGCAGGTAGACAGCCCGTAAAAGGTCACCTAACTTTTATTGATAAGAATGCTATGTGGTATGAAACCCGTAAATTATTGCAGCTTTTTAATGTTCGCATCCACCCTGAGACTAAAATTCAGGAGTTAAGCGTTGGCCAGCGCCAGATTGTAGAGATTGCCAAGGCGCTTTCATTAAAGGCGGAAATCTTAATCTTAGATGAACCGACTTCAGCTTTAACTCAAAATGAAGTTAATTTGTTGTTTAATATCATTGATGAGTTAAGAAACCGGGGATTGGGTATTATTTATATTTCCCATCGACTGGAAGAAATATTCAAGGTTTCCGACAGGATTACAGTCTTACGCGATGGGCAAAAGGTAGGTACTATTAAGACACCCAGTGCCAGTCCACAGCAAATTATTAACATGATGGTTGGGCGTCAGTTAAATGATTTTTACGGCCAGCGTTTGAACCAGCCTGGAGAAGCAATATTATCTGTTAGTAACTTAAGTTTACCAGGGAAATTTTATGATATCAGCTTATCTTTACGGCGGGGTGAAATTTTAGGGTTTGCCGGGTTAATAGGTTCAGGACGTACCGATGTGGCTCTGGCTTTGTTTGGCTATCAACCAGCCTTGTCTGGCGAACTCTGGCTAGAGGGCAAAAAAATCTGGCCGCGATCGCCTCGGGAAGCAATGCGTCTGGGTATAGCTTATGTTAGCGAAGACCGGCGTGAGAAAGGGTTATTTACCTCGATGTCTTTGCGTGACAATATCTCAGTGACTCAGCTACGCCGGTTGTCAAGGTGGGGCCTGATGGATATGCAACGCGAAAATGCAGCGGCAATAGAGATGATTAGCAGACTTCGCATACGTACCCCGACTATTATGCAAAAGGTATTAAATTTAAGCGGTGGTAATCAACAAAAGGTTGCCCTGGCCAAGTGGCTGGCACTTAATCCTAAAGTATTAATTGTTGATGAACCTACCAGAGGTGTAGATGTAGGAGCTAAGGCTGAGATTTACGGGATACTTCGCTCCTTAGCTAAGCAGGGAGTAGCTGTACTGATGATTTCCTCGGAATTACCAGAAATCTTGGGTTTGAGCGATAGAATTTTAGTTATGCATGAAGGCCGCTTGGCTGGTGAGGTCCTGGCAGACAAGGCTACTGAAGAGCTGATAATGACCTATGCTGCGGGGCAAGGGTCTGTAAAAATAGCGAATTAG
- a CDS encoding PD-(D/E)XK nuclease family transposase codes for MTGKAEKKKKYERLDPKNDFLFKKLFSSPGNEDLLIDWLNASGKTLSIFLVNVLVL; via the coding sequence GTGACCGGTAAAGCAGAAAAGAAGAAGAAATACGAGCGCCTGGACCCGAAGAATGATTTCCTCTTTAAGAAACTCTTTTCCAGTCCCGGGAATGAGGACCTGCTTATAGATTGGCTCAATGCCAGCGGAAAGACATTATCGATATTCTTAGTGAACGTTTTGGTGTTATAA
- a CDS encoding ROK family protein, which produces MSQYVVGIDLGGTNIAAILMDAAGQTRSWATWPTEAGSGPAGVIERIIALIKFIMDQNGITAQQLRGIGLGVPGLVDSREGKSVFSPNLPGWRDIPVAEMVGREISVPLIIDNDVRMAAWGEKLLGAGRGWEDVICLTLGTGIGSGIFIQGKMFKGRDESAGEIGHVTVEKDGPRCNCGNYGCLEMYASGRGIASQAREALERGGSSLLLDLAGGNAGSITAATVCQAALQGDNLARQVMEKTALYLGIALAGLANILNPQRIVLGGGVMGAGELLLEPVRRVVRERAMPLNREVAIVAAELGERAGAIGAAALARQEFILGEGRTKWIW; this is translated from the coding sequence ATGTCACAGTACGTTGTCGGGATCGACCTCGGTGGCACTAATATAGCAGCCATCTTAATGGATGCAGCAGGGCAGACCAGGAGCTGGGCAACCTGGCCGACGGAAGCGGGCAGTGGGCCGGCTGGAGTTATCGAGCGAATCATTGCTTTAATTAAATTCATAATGGATCAAAATGGTATAACAGCACAACAATTACGGGGCATTGGCCTGGGCGTGCCGGGGCTGGTGGACAGCCGGGAGGGCAAGTCGGTTTTTTCGCCTAATTTACCGGGTTGGCGGGATATTCCTGTAGCTGAAATGGTGGGCCGGGAAATTAGCGTCCCGCTGATTATCGACAACGACGTGCGCATGGCCGCCTGGGGGGAAAAACTACTGGGCGCCGGCCGGGGTTGGGAAGACGTTATATGCCTGACCCTGGGGACGGGCATAGGTTCTGGCATCTTTATCCAGGGTAAAATGTTTAAGGGACGCGACGAAAGCGCCGGCGAAATCGGCCACGTAACGGTGGAAAAAGACGGGCCCCGTTGCAACTGCGGTAACTATGGCTGCCTGGAAATGTACGCCTCCGGCCGGGGCATCGCCAGCCAGGCACGGGAAGCCCTGGAACGGGGCGGTTCGAGTTTGCTGCTGGACCTGGCGGGAGGCAATGCGGGCAGCATTACCGCCGCTACCGTCTGCCAGGCGGCACTCCAGGGCGACAACCTGGCGCGGCAGGTTATGGAAAAGACGGCCCTGTACCTGGGCATCGCCCTGGCCGGCCTGGCGAATATCCTCAACCCCCAGCGGATCGTCCTGGGGGGCGGGGTCATGGGCGCCGGGGAACTCCTGCTGGAGCCGGTGCGGCGGGTGGTCCGGGAACGCGCCATGCCCCTGAACCGGGAAGTTGCAATAGTAGCCGCTGAACTGGGTGAGCGGGCGGGGGCCATCGGGGCAGCGGCCCTGGCCAGGCAGGAATTCATATTGGGAGAGGGTAGGACAAAATGGATCTGGTAA
- the pfkB gene encoding 1-phosphofructokinase yields MITTVTVNTAIDKTYIVENFGINGVFRVQRVMAQAGGKGLNVARVVKALGEEVVATGFLGGHNGRFFADNLVAERIKGDFVPIAGETRICLNILDPAGKTQTELLEPGPEVSVEEGEKLREKVRVLARHSRVVTMSGSLAQGLPSDYYAQLIEMAHQEGTKVILDTSGTALLEGLKARPFMVKPNLQEAEALTGKPLNDETARWDFLCRLLNAGVEIAVLSLGEEGALFATGNNFFRVTPPEVQVINTVGCGDAFVAGFAVALARGEDVPDAARLATAAAAANAASLGTGQCNVEVVEKLIAQVELFYTMIK; encoded by the coding sequence ATGATTACCACGGTTACCGTTAATACCGCCATTGATAAGACATATATAGTGGAAAATTTTGGCATCAATGGTGTCTTCCGCGTCCAGCGCGTCATGGCCCAGGCCGGCGGCAAGGGGCTGAATGTTGCTCGGGTTGTAAAGGCCCTGGGCGAAGAAGTGGTGGCTACGGGTTTCTTAGGCGGCCATAATGGCAGGTTTTTTGCAGATAACCTGGTGGCTGAAAGGATTAAGGGAGATTTTGTCCCAATAGCTGGCGAGACGCGTATCTGCCTGAATATCCTGGACCCGGCAGGCAAAACCCAGACCGAACTGCTGGAACCCGGGCCGGAAGTCAGCGTCGAAGAAGGGGAGAAGCTGAGGGAGAAGGTAAGGGTACTTGCCCGCCACAGCCGGGTGGTCACTATGTCGGGAAGCCTAGCCCAGGGTTTACCTTCTGATTATTACGCCCAGTTGATTGAAATGGCTCATCAGGAAGGAACAAAAGTTATTCTCGATACCAGTGGTACAGCCCTGCTAGAAGGTCTGAAAGCCAGGCCCTTCATGGTGAAACCCAATCTACAGGAAGCCGAGGCCCTGACCGGCAAACCCCTGAATGATGAAACGGCCCGGTGGGATTTTCTGTGCAGGCTACTCAACGCGGGGGTTGAGATAGCTGTCCTTTCCCTGGGCGAGGAGGGAGCACTATTCGCTACAGGAAACAACTTTTTCAGAGTAACTCCCCCGGAGGTCCAGGTCATAAACACCGTCGGTTGTGGAGATGCCTTTGTAGCCGGTTTCGCCGTCGCCCTGGCGCGGGGTGAGGATGTGCCGGACGCAGCCAGGCTGGCTACCGCTGCTGCCGCTGCCAACGCCGCAAGTTTGGGAACAGGCCAATGCAATGTTGAAGTAGTAGAAAAGCTTATAGCACAAGTAGAATTATTTTATACCATGATAAAATGA